One genomic region from uncultured Subdoligranulum sp. encodes:
- a CDS encoding uracil-DNA glycosylase, whose protein sequence is MLLHDQLAPLKDSDWAPFLASECAKPYFPALDAFVTGAAASRTVYPAPENIFAAFRACPARQVRVVILGQDPYHEPGQAMGLSFSVPDDCKTPPSLKNIFKELEAEFGPVPVRHNDLTPWARQGVLLLNTVLTVERGAAFSHAGHGWETFTRAALAYLTSLDAGPLAAILWGKPAQKYAPLFRAAAAQRPVLVLESAHPSPLSAYRGFFGSAPFGKVNAFLQQHGAPPIVWQP, encoded by the coding sequence ATGCTGCTGCACGATCAACTGGCACCCCTTAAGGACAGTGACTGGGCTCCCTTTCTCGCCTCCGAGTGCGCCAAGCCCTACTTTCCGGCGCTGGACGCCTTTGTGACCGGGGCTGCTGCTTCCCGCACCGTCTACCCGGCACCGGAAAACATCTTTGCGGCGTTCCGCGCCTGCCCGGCCCGCCAGGTCCGGGTGGTCATCCTCGGCCAGGACCCCTACCATGAGCCCGGCCAGGCCATGGGGCTCTCCTTCTCGGTGCCCGATGACTGCAAGACGCCGCCCAGCCTCAAGAACATCTTCAAGGAACTGGAGGCGGAGTTCGGCCCGGTGCCGGTCCGCCACAACGACCTGACCCCCTGGGCCCGCCAGGGCGTGCTGCTGCTGAACACCGTGCTGACGGTGGAAAGGGGCGCCGCCTTTTCCCACGCGGGCCACGGGTGGGAGACCTTCACCAGGGCGGCCCTTGCCTATCTGACCTCTCTGGACGCCGGGCCGCTGGCCGCCATCCTGTGGGGAAAACCGGCCCAGAAATACGCACCCCTGTTCCGGGCCGCGGCAGCGCAGCGTCCCGTGCTGGTTCTGGAATCCGCCCACCCCAGCCCGCTGTCCGCCTACCGGGGCTTTTTCGGCTCGGCGCCCTTCGGAAAGGTAAACGCCTTTTTGCAGCAGCACGGGGCGCCGCCCATTGTGTGGCAACCCTAA
- a CDS encoding peptide deformylase: MIREICKDVLFLGRKAEAATPDDLPVAADLLETLAYHKEGCVGMAANMIGVNKRIIAFDNDGQYMVMFNPEILRKSGPYDTEEGCLSLTGVRPVKRWKTIKVQWQNEQFQTRIKNFTGWTAEIIQHEIDHCEGIII, translated from the coding sequence ATGATTCGTGAAATCTGCAAGGATGTGCTGTTTCTCGGCCGCAAGGCGGAGGCCGCCACCCCCGACGACCTGCCCGTGGCCGCCGACCTGCTGGAGACGCTGGCCTACCACAAGGAGGGCTGCGTGGGGATGGCCGCCAACATGATCGGGGTGAACAAGCGCATCATCGCCTTCGACAACGATGGGCAGTATATGGTCATGTTCAACCCCGAGATTCTGCGCAAATCCGGCCCCTATGACACCGAGGAGGGCTGTCTTTCCCTGACCGGCGTCCGCCCGGTGAAGCGGTGGAAGACCATCAAGGTGCAGTGGCAGAACGAGCAGTTCCAGACCCGCATCAAAAATTTTACCGGCTGGACGGCGGAGATCATCCAGCACGAGATCGATCACTGTGAAGGCATCATCATCTGA
- a CDS encoding SDR family oxidoreductase, with the protein MFTGKVAVVTGGARGIGKAIADSFRKAGAHVCVIDLLPNDYFVGDLADQSVLEAFARKVLADYGHVDYLINNAMPLKKGIDQCSYEEFNYALRVGVTAPFYLAKLFAPHLAPGASIVNISSSRDRMSQPQTESYTAAKGGISALTHALAVSLAGKARVNSISPGWIDTDYTVYEGPDACQQPAGRVGNPMDIANMVLYLCSDKAGFITGENICIDGGMTRQMIYHNDFGWTLQGGNGE; encoded by the coding sequence ATGTTTACCGGCAAAGTGGCGGTGGTAACGGGCGGCGCCAGAGGCATCGGCAAAGCCATCGCCGATTCGTTCCGAAAGGCAGGCGCCCATGTCTGCGTCATTGACCTGCTGCCCAACGATTATTTTGTGGGCGACCTGGCGGACCAGAGCGTGCTGGAGGCATTCGCCCGCAAGGTGCTGGCGGACTATGGTCATGTAGATTACCTCATCAACAACGCCATGCCGCTGAAGAAGGGCATCGACCAGTGCAGCTACGAGGAGTTCAACTACGCCCTTCGGGTGGGGGTCACGGCGCCCTTTTATCTGGCCAAGCTGTTTGCGCCCCATCTGGCCCCCGGCGCCTCCATCGTGAACATCTCCTCCTCCCGGGACCGAATGAGCCAGCCCCAGACCGAGAGCTACACCGCGGCCAAGGGCGGCATCTCCGCCCTGACCCACGCACTGGCCGTGAGCCTGGCCGGCAAAGCCCGGGTGAATTCCATCTCTCCGGGCTGGATCGACACCGACTATACCGTCTATGAGGGCCCCGACGCCTGCCAGCAGCCCGCCGGGCGTGTGGGCAACCCCATGGACATCGCCAACATGGTGCTCTATCTCTGTTCCGATAAGGCGGGCTTCATCACCGGGGAGAACATCTGCATCGACGGCGGCATGACCCGCCAGATGATCTACCACAACGACTTCGGATGGACGCTGCAGGGAGGCAATGGGGAATGA
- a CDS encoding metallophosphoesterase family protein — MKIAILSDTHGLLRPRVLEFLKTADVILHGGDINRQSIVDELRQYAPLYVVRGNNDKEWAEGLPHHLTVTLGGLRFFMVHNKKELPADLADVDVVVFGHSHKYLQEEKDGVLWLNPGSCGPRRFHQEITLMMADVEDGKITVEKITIPHEES, encoded by the coding sequence ATGAAAATCGCCATTCTCTCGGACACCCACGGCCTGCTGCGCCCCCGGGTGCTGGAATTTCTGAAAACCGCCGACGTGATCCTGCACGGCGGTGACATCAACCGGCAGTCTATCGTGGACGAGCTGCGGCAGTATGCGCCCCTTTATGTGGTCCGCGGCAACAACGACAAGGAATGGGCCGAAGGTCTGCCCCACCACCTCACCGTGACGCTGGGAGGGCTGCGGTTTTTCATGGTACACAACAAAAAGGAACTGCCCGCCGACCTGGCCGATGTGGACGTGGTGGTGTTCGGGCACTCCCACAAATATCTGCAGGAGGAAAAAGACGGTGTGCTATGGCTCAATCCCGGCTCCTGCGGACCGCGCCGCTTCCACCAGGAGATCACCCTGATGATGGCCGATGTGGAGGACGGCAAGATCACCGTGGAGAAGATCACCATCCCCCATGAGGAATCCTGA
- a CDS encoding alpha/beta hydrolase-fold protein: MAHTYTLGGKTVTVFPCETAHAPVVYLNTFDEEGARVLARLQSLGPVPCSLVAISQLDWNRDMAPWDAPSAFRGGDACTGGADAYLELLTGTILPAAERELNGAPCWRGLAGYSLAGLFALYALYHTDCFARAATMSGSLWFPGFRDYALSHPFCRRPDCVYFSLGRRESKTRNPLLKTVGENTEALYRHCRALGIPSIFRYHPGNHYGHAVERTADGIAWLLNPDAAEDAPAL; encoded by the coding sequence ATGGCACACACATACACGCTCGGTGGCAAAACCGTTACCGTCTTCCCCTGTGAGACGGCCCATGCCCCGGTAGTCTACCTGAACACCTTTGACGAGGAAGGGGCCCGGGTTCTGGCCCGGCTGCAAAGCCTCGGCCCGGTCCCCTGTTCCCTGGTGGCCATCAGCCAGCTGGACTGGAACCGCGATATGGCCCCCTGGGATGCGCCGTCCGCCTTCCGGGGCGGAGATGCCTGCACCGGCGGGGCCGATGCCTATCTGGAGCTGCTCACGGGGACCATTCTGCCCGCCGCCGAGAGGGAACTGAACGGCGCCCCCTGCTGGCGCGGGCTGGCCGGCTATTCCCTGGCCGGGCTGTTCGCCCTCTACGCTCTCTACCACACCGACTGCTTTGCCCGCGCTGCCACCATGTCCGGCTCCCTCTGGTTTCCCGGATTCCGGGACTACGCCCTCTCCCACCCTTTTTGCCGACGGCCGGATTGCGTGTATTTTTCCCTGGGCCGCCGGGAGAGCAAGACCCGCAATCCCCTGCTGAAAACGGTGGGGGAAAACACCGAGGCCCTCTACCGGCACTGCCGTGCCCTGGGCATTCCTTCAATCTTCCGGTATCACCCCGGCAACCACTACGGCCACGCCGTGGAGCGCACCGCCGACGGCATCGCCTGGCTTTTGAACCCTGATGCCGCAGAAGATGCCCCTGCCCTGTAA
- a CDS encoding DUF1349 domain-containing protein: MAFDVTKLQWTREPAACTITPERIEIVTRPHTDLWQRTYYHFRNDNAPVLQMRTEEKFFSFVVKTEFTESHHRFDQCGVVLYLDSENWLKGSIEYENERFQHLGSVVTNHGYSDWATTEIPATVKSMWYRLSRREDDFCIECSEDGVTFHQMRIAHLHEATREIRFGIYACSPEDSSFRAVFTNMELTECKWLAHDGQAPDGDL, translated from the coding sequence ATGGCCTTTGATGTGACGAAACTGCAATGGACAAGGGAACCGGCTGCCTGCACGATCACGCCGGAGCGCATCGAGATTGTCACCAGACCCCACACCGATCTGTGGCAGCGCACCTACTACCATTTCCGCAACGACAACGCCCCTGTTTTACAGATGCGCACGGAGGAAAAGTTCTTCTCCTTCGTAGTCAAAACGGAATTCACCGAGAGCCACCACCGCTTTGACCAGTGCGGCGTGGTGCTGTATCTGGACAGCGAGAACTGGCTCAAGGGTTCCATCGAGTATGAGAACGAGCGCTTCCAGCACCTGGGCAGCGTGGTGACCAACCACGGCTATTCCGACTGGGCCACCACCGAGATTCCTGCCACGGTGAAATCCATGTGGTACCGGCTGAGCCGCCGGGAGGATGACTTCTGTATCGAATGCTCCGAGGATGGCGTTACCTTCCATCAGATGCGCATTGCGCACCTTCATGAGGCGACCAGGGAAATCCGTTTCGGCATCTACGCCTGTAGCCCCGAGGATTCCTCCTTCCGGGCGGTCTTCACCAATATGGAGCTGACCGAATGCAAATGGCTGGCCCACGACGGCCAGGCCCCCGACGGCGACCTCTGA